One window of Chryseobacterium sp. JJR-5R genomic DNA carries:
- a CDS encoding TIGR00730 family Rossman fold protein: MEGSRDESLVNPELESNEIRLHNSLRQKTWDETIMKDSWMVFKVMAEFVDGYEKLAKIGPCVSIFGSARLKPESKYYEMAVEIAEKITKIGFGIITGGGPGIMEAGNKGAFNAQGKSIGLNIDLPFEQHFNPYINRSYSMNFDYFFVRKVMFIKYSQGFIVMPGGFGTLDELTEALTLIQTNKIGKFPIVLVGSEFWSGLLDWFKETLLKEKMINPDDLNLYRVVDTADEAVAHIKAFYDKYSVNVNF, from the coding sequence ATGGAAGGAAGCAGAGACGAAAGTCTGGTAAACCCGGAACTTGAAAGCAATGAAATCAGGCTACACAACAGCCTGAGGCAGAAAACATGGGATGAGACCATCATGAAGGATAGCTGGATGGTTTTCAAAGTAATGGCAGAGTTTGTAGACGGTTATGAAAAACTGGCTAAAATAGGCCCCTGTGTTTCCATTTTCGGTTCTGCAAGGCTGAAGCCGGAAAGCAAATATTATGAAATGGCCGTGGAAATTGCAGAAAAGATTACAAAAATTGGTTTCGGAATCATTACCGGAGGCGGACCCGGAATTATGGAAGCAGGAAACAAAGGTGCTTTCAATGCGCAGGGAAAATCCATCGGACTTAATATTGACCTGCCTTTTGAACAGCATTTCAATCCTTACATCAACCGCTCCTATTCTATGAACTTCGATTATTTCTTTGTGAGAAAAGTGATGTTCATCAAATATTCCCAGGGTTTTATAGTGATGCCGGGCGGATTCGGGACACTGGATGAGCTTACGGAAGCTTTAACATTAATTCAAACCAACAAGATCGGAAAGTTCCCGATTGTCCTTGTCGGCTCTGAATTCTGGAGCGGACTGCTGGATTGGTTTAAAGAAACACTGCTTAAAGAAAAAATGATCAATCCAGATGATCTCAATCTTTACCGTGTGGTGGATACCGCAGACGAAGCGGTTGCCCATATCAAGGCGTTTTATGACAAGTACTCCGTTAATGTAAATTTTTAA
- a CDS encoding nucleotidyltransferase family protein translates to MKALIFAAGKGTRLKPFTDHHPKALAKVNDVPLLERNIRYLKSFGITDFVINVHHFGNQIVEFLKQNNNFGCRIEISDESEELLETGGGLVFARRLLDHGEDFLILNADILTDLNITELVDYHKKIKDFATLAVSDRESSRKLLFNDDLVLRGWLNVQTGEQRLAEFNKGFKPLAFSGIHCINPVIFDKIKRIGNFSVMEEYLDLMHTELIHGFVHDSILIDVGKPESIIKAEQYFK, encoded by the coding sequence ATGAAGGCGCTTATCTTTGCAGCAGGAAAAGGAACCCGGCTGAAACCTTTTACCGATCATCATCCGAAAGCACTGGCTAAGGTAAATGACGTACCGCTTCTGGAAAGGAATATCAGATACCTGAAAAGTTTCGGGATTACAGATTTTGTCATTAATGTCCACCATTTCGGAAACCAGATTGTGGAATTCTTGAAGCAGAACAATAATTTTGGATGCCGGATAGAAATTTCGGATGAATCTGAGGAGCTGCTGGAGACCGGCGGCGGCCTGGTTTTTGCCAGAAGGCTTCTTGATCACGGAGAGGATTTCCTGATCCTGAACGCCGATATTTTAACGGACCTCAATATCACAGAGCTGGTTGATTATCATAAAAAGATAAAAGATTTTGCTACATTAGCCGTTTCGGACCGTGAAAGTTCGAGAAAACTGCTTTTTAATGATGATCTGGTTTTAAGAGGCTGGCTGAATGTACAGACAGGGGAACAGCGGCTTGCGGAATTCAACAAAGGCTTTAAGCCACTGGCTTTCAGCGGTATTCACTGCATAAATCCTGTTATTTTTGACAAGATCAAAAGAATAGGCAACTTTTCTGTCATGGAAGAATATCTGGACCTGATGCATACTGAACTTATCCACGGTTTTGTGCACGACAGCATTCTTATTGATGTAGGAAAACCTGAATCCATCATAAAAGCTGAACAATATTTTAAATAA
- a CDS encoding RNase adapter RapZ, which produces MLHIDIHSFSYKKGGIPKDDTGNGGGFTFDCRGILNPGRVEEYKIQTGNDIGVQEYLETRTDMPKFLELIKSLVSINIDNYLERGFENLQINFGCTGGQHRSVYSAIKITRFIEEKYGDQVEISLHHDEQHQLNHK; this is translated from the coding sequence ATGCTGCACATTGATATACACAGTTTTTCATACAAGAAAGGAGGAATCCCAAAAGACGACACCGGAAACGGAGGCGGATTTACCTTTGACTGCCGCGGAATTTTAAACCCGGGAAGAGTGGAAGAATATAAGATCCAGACCGGCAATGACATCGGAGTCCAGGAATACCTGGAGACCAGAACTGACATGCCTAAATTTTTAGAGCTTATAAAAAGCCTGGTTTCTATCAATATTGATAATTATCTGGAAAGAGGCTTCGAAAATCTTCAGATTAATTTCGGATGTACGGGCGGCCAGCACAGATCGGTGTATTCTGCAATCAAAATTACCCGTTTTATTGAGGAAAAATACGGCGACCAGGTGGAAATCAGCCTTCACCATGACGAACAGCACCAACTCAATCATAAATAA
- a CDS encoding aminoglycoside phosphotransferase family protein, producing MNAENAKRFFERSTGTETSECIPLAQSGSARINFLATAQDKKYIITYNENIQENESFLYYSGIFSGLHLNTPEITAVSDDRKMYIQEFLGAHTLSEIIEREGLSDHVKSLVKQTLKKLYQLQASTEDKIDFSRTFEYESYDELPVTHDLYYFKNFIADVLELEYHKSALLKEFKEIVSLIENLQPKGIMIRDFQARNIMVNERNEVSFIDYQSAMKGPLMYDAVSFLFQAKANFPEGFKNEMLEFYIKQFDEEETQNKLRKSVNPLKMMRFLQVLGAYGFRGLVQKKHHFLASIEKGIENITEFARTWGNMDDYPELAKIIQQLDLEKTKQKIEAIINH from the coding sequence ATGAATGCTGAAAACGCCAAACGATTTTTTGAACGCTCTACCGGTACAGAAACTTCTGAATGCATACCCTTAGCACAGAGCGGCTCTGCAAGGATTAATTTTCTGGCTACAGCCCAGGACAAAAAATACATCATTACTTACAATGAGAATATCCAGGAGAATGAAAGCTTTCTATATTACTCCGGGATTTTTTCAGGTTTACACCTCAATACCCCCGAAATTACAGCGGTATCAGATGACCGTAAAATGTACATCCAGGAATTTTTAGGGGCACATACCCTTTCGGAAATCATCGAGCGAGAAGGCTTGTCTGATCATGTAAAGTCTCTTGTGAAACAAACACTTAAAAAACTGTATCAGCTTCAGGCTTCAACGGAAGATAAAATAGATTTCAGCAGAACGTTTGAATATGAAAGCTATGATGAGCTACCGGTGACCCACGATTTATACTATTTCAAGAATTTTATTGCAGATGTCCTGGAACTGGAATACCATAAGTCGGCTCTGTTAAAAGAATTTAAAGAAATTGTCAGCCTCATTGAAAACCTGCAGCCAAAAGGAATTATGATCCGTGATTTTCAGGCAAGAAATATTATGGTAAATGAAAGGAACGAAGTTTCTTTTATCGATTACCAGTCGGCGATGAAAGGCCCGCTGATGTATGATGCAGTTTCTTTCCTATTTCAGGCCAAAGCCAATTTCCCTGAAGGCTTTAAAAATGAAATGCTGGAATTTTATATAAAACAGTTCGATGAGGAGGAAACGCAGAATAAACTAAGAAAATCGGTGAACCCGCTTAAAATGATGCGGTTCTTACAGGTATTGGGAGCGTATGGCTTCCGAGGCCTGGTTCAGAAAAAGCATCATTTCCTGGCAAGCATTGAAAAAGGAATCGAAAATATTACAGAATTTGCCCGGACCTGGGGAAATATGGATGATTATCCTGAACTGGCAAAAATAATACAACAGTTAGATCTGGAGAAAACAAAACAGAAAATTGAAGCAATTATAAACCATTAA
- the xrtF gene encoding exosortase family protein XrtF: protein MLKDFKPVLGILLRFIIIYVVLLLAYQFYLNRFQHEGLDPFSRMIAAQVMDIQNYLGYSTRLYDDVKGEQVYFYVNGAYPTRMVEGCNAISVMILFVAFVFAFYKGKKTFAFVLAGLALLYVMNVLRIIGLNIVVTEYKSYSKVSHDYVFPAVIYGTVVVLWLVWIKFFALKNENS from the coding sequence ATGTTAAAGGACTTTAAACCGGTTTTAGGTATTCTGCTGCGTTTTATCATCATTTATGTGGTGTTGCTTTTGGCATATCAGTTTTACCTTAACCGTTTTCAGCATGAGGGGCTGGATCCTTTTTCCAGAATGATTGCCGCGCAGGTAATGGATATCCAGAATTACTTAGGGTATTCTACCCGGCTGTATGATGATGTAAAAGGGGAGCAGGTTTACTTTTATGTGAATGGAGCATATCCTACCCGGATGGTAGAGGGCTGCAATGCCATTTCTGTCATGATCCTGTTTGTGGCTTTTGTTTTTGCTTTTTATAAAGGTAAAAAAACATTCGCTTTTGTGCTGGCCGGACTTGCCCTGCTGTATGTGATGAATGTACTGAGAATTATCGGGCTCAATATTGTAGTGACAGAATATAAATCTTACAGTAAAGTTTCCCACGATTATGTTTTCCCGGCTGTTATTTATGGCACCGTAGTGGTTCTCTGGCTGGTATGGATCAAATTTTTTGCCTTAAAAAATGAGAATTCTTAG
- a CDS encoding exosortase F system-associated membrane protein, giving the protein MRILSWFLVIAGVFGLIGVRALEDKIFYDPFLSYFHEADKNMPFPHFEWGKLIAGHLFRLILNLFFSCLILHFWFKNKQWTIQGAVLMLIVFAVTFPIYLYCIYDRFGTGYLFSFYMRRFVIQPLILLLIIPMFYYRKKIMQNNK; this is encoded by the coding sequence ATGAGAATTCTTAGCTGGTTTTTGGTTATTGCCGGAGTTTTCGGACTTATCGGGGTACGGGCGCTTGAAGACAAAATCTTCTATGACCCTTTCCTCAGTTATTTTCATGAAGCAGACAAAAATATGCCTTTTCCGCATTTTGAATGGGGGAAATTAATCGCCGGCCATCTGTTCAGGCTGATCCTGAATTTATTTTTCTCCTGCTTGATCCTTCATTTCTGGTTTAAAAATAAACAATGGACCATTCAGGGTGCCGTATTAATGCTTATTGTCTTTGCCGTTACTTTTCCCATATACCTGTACTGTATCTATGACCGTTTCGGTACCGGCTATCTTTTTTCTTTTTATATGCGAAGGTTTGTGATCCAGCCTTTGATCTTATTGCTTATTATCCCGATGTTTTATTATAGGAAAAAAATAATGCAGAATAACAAATAA
- a CDS encoding DUF6705 family protein, with the protein MKNIILIITLLSINLVSCQIYPLNTSPSDIPDNAYIKDTNNEWDKFVGTWKGNWNGKTLYLELKKVKTYSSIPGDTHPFYTDEVLGERKIIDTNGIVEIDRISNFDYEHPEFRGMTKSIKPPGRDRLTFYPKNMCRKSATLDIVNFTGTQMTLHFEYEPSAYDENCIHNTYVQQNGDFPINFPKDIILTKQ; encoded by the coding sequence ATGAAAAATATAATCTTAATAATTACTTTATTATCAATTAATTTAGTTTCATGTCAGATTTATCCTCTCAATACAAGCCCAAGTGATATACCAGACAATGCCTACATAAAAGATACAAATAATGAATGGGACAAGTTTGTCGGTACATGGAAAGGAAACTGGAATGGCAAAACTCTTTATCTTGAATTAAAGAAAGTGAAAACGTATTCTTCTATTCCTGGAGACACTCATCCATTTTATACCGATGAAGTACTTGGTGAAAGGAAAATTATTGATACAAATGGAATTGTAGAAATAGATAGAATTTCTAATTTTGATTATGAACATCCAGAATTTCGGGGAATGACTAAAAGCATAAAACCTCCGGGTAGAGACAGATTAACCTTTTACCCTAAAAATATGTGCAGAAAGTCTGCTACACTGGATATTGTGAATTTCACCGGGACTCAAATGACATTACATTTCGAGTATGAGCCAAGTGCTTATGATGAAAACTGTATTCACAATACTTATGTACAGCAAAATGGAGATTTTCCTATTAATTTTCCTAAAGATATTATTTTAACAAAACAGTAA
- a CDS encoding cation diffusion facilitator family transporter, with translation MNRQETHKKDKIGFQKLIAAFGVILFIGKIIAWKMTDSDAVFSDAMESIVNVISAFMGLYSLYLAAKPKDKDHPYGHGKVEFVTSGIEGALIAIAGIMIIYEGINSLVVGKVLSRLDWGIAIIAATAMVNYFLGYLSVRRGEQENSLVLISSGKHLQSDTVTTLGVVISLIVVYFTKIYWLDSVVALIFGFYIIWVGYKIVRKSLSGIMDEQDRDLLDQIIKILEENRRTEWIDVHNMKIQQFGASLHIDAHITLPWYYSLRDAHNEMEKMILLLAKNINRSVEFNFHMDDCKPISCAICRISDCPVREQDFIKKVIWTPENVTYWEKHTAE, from the coding sequence ATGAACAGGCAGGAAACTCATAAAAAAGATAAAATAGGCTTTCAGAAACTGATTGCCGCGTTCGGGGTGATCCTTTTTATCGGAAAGATCATCGCCTGGAAAATGACCGATTCCGATGCGGTATTCTCTGATGCCATGGAAAGCATCGTTAATGTCATCAGTGCCTTTATGGGCCTGTATTCCCTGTATCTGGCCGCAAAGCCTAAAGATAAAGACCATCCGTATGGCCACGGAAAGGTAGAATTTGTAACATCGGGCATCGAAGGTGCGCTGATTGCCATTGCCGGGATTATGATTATCTATGAAGGCATCAACAGCCTCGTAGTAGGAAAAGTTTTAAGCCGGCTCGACTGGGGGATTGCCATTATTGCTGCCACAGCAATGGTTAATTACTTTTTAGGATACCTTTCCGTAAGAAGAGGGGAACAGGAAAACTCGTTGGTGCTCATTTCATCCGGAAAACACCTGCAGTCGGACACCGTAACAACACTTGGAGTGGTAATCAGCCTTATCGTTGTCTATTTCACCAAAATCTACTGGCTGGATTCTGTAGTAGCCCTGATATTTGGGTTTTACATCATATGGGTTGGGTATAAGATCGTCCGCAAATCACTAAGCGGGATTATGGATGAACAGGACCGTGACCTTTTGGACCAGATCATTAAGATCCTGGAAGAAAACAGGAGAACCGAATGGATTGATGTCCATAACATGAAAATCCAGCAGTTCGGCGCCTCCCTGCACATTGATGCCCATATTACGCTCCCCTGGTATTACAGCCTCCGGGACGCCCACAATGAAATGGAAAAGATGATCCTCCTTCTGGCAAAAAACATCAACAGAAGTGTCGAGTTTAATTTCCATATGGACGACTGTAAGCCGATTTCCTGTGCCATCTGCAGGATTTCAGACTGCCCTGTCCGCGAACAGGATTTTATAAAAAAAGTAATATGGACTCCGGAAAATGTCACCTATTGGGAAAAGCACACGGCAGAGTAA